From the genome of Solanum lycopersicum chromosome 12, SLM_r2.1:
gtacatccggtattccatgtgtcgatgttgaaaagataccacggggatggaaactacattatccgttgggattcagttttgcttgatgagaacttgtcctatgaggaggatcctgttgctattttagatagagaagttcgcaagttgaggtcaagagagattgcatccatcaaggtgcaatggaagaatcgaccggttgaagaagccacttgggagaaggaggcagatatgcgagaaaaatacccacatctgtttacagattcaggtactccttttctcccttgttttccttcttgtgatcgttcggggacgaacgatgggtaaactggtatctattgtaacaacctgtttagtcgttttgagcagtagattttaattctggaaaattggctgaaacaacggaacccacgacggaccgtcacaggcacgacggtccgtcacagatgtctcgtttcaatatacttaggaattctgaaattgggtactgaaaatcgactctctgaacttcgtaacggacttgcaggacggaccgtcacaggtgtgacggaccgtcacagtatCCTTGGTGAAAATAAAGTCCTGGACCTCACGACGACctgagtgacggaccgtcgcagtcacgacggcccgtcgcaggttacgcaatcccagttagaatcggatttctttacacgttttaagggacgttttgggactattctttccttaattatagatttcgtggatttatattaataactcaaattcttgggggttaaaagaggtaaccctaagttaattagtggggtattattgccatcttttattcttaattatatactaattaggtaaaaagaaagagggttggaataagaaaaataagaaagaacaaaaagagacagaaaaagaaagagaacgagtagaaagagagagaaacaaagaggatagcaaggattctgagaagatagcttgttgatcgcaattcttcggtggaggtaggttatggttatttcatgctattcgtagtaaactcttaatagcgaattatatgtgttagtagtattgtaaaccttctatatgcttaattgtatgcttgcatgaatgatgtgattatgtaattgtgaataaataagcatgatgaagctattgaatcccaaatcttgaaaagaaaccctaatctactttgataatgatgatgcattggtgtgaaagaaggcttgatgaatgaaagtagtgagattaggggatcgggtgccacgttccggtaccaggatagaatatggatcggtgtcacgttccgacaccaggatagaatatggatcgggtgccacgttccggtaccaggatagaatatggatcgggtgtcacgttccgacaccaggatagaatatggatcaggtgccacgttccggtaccaggatagtatatgaggatcggagtgtcacgttccgacaccaagatagaatatggatcgggtgccacgttccggtaccaggatagtatattgaggagcggagtgtcacgtaccgacacgaggggaataaagataatgaatcttgaaatatgataatatatccaatctaatgaactaaattcccaattgagtatgatgaggaggtgtgagtcctcattgatgtgcttggtgttgtaaccaagggttatggtaactataaatgctgcatgttaaggatattagttgattttatgatattgcttaatacatactgttccctattttgagttggccgatgatatctactcagtacccgtggtttgtactgacccctacttttatgtttttcttcttgttatttgtggagtgcagcaaacgtgccgtcatcttcgactcaacagtaactcaagccagtcttcgtcacaccggatcttcagggtgagctaacgcttctagcttggactgaatcttctccttcaagtcttgatgccttgaacttccgccatggactagcttcttatgtatttttagcttttagaatactcttagtttagtcatttgattgtagatattcttgtggtgatgacttttaggttttgggaataatagatgttgaatattgatagttattgaattggtttttattaatgagtttaagtcttccgcattactttctgttgctattacattgaaatgttaaggtttagattggttggttcgctcacataggagggtaagtgtgggtgccagtcgcaacccggtttgggtcgtgacagacgGGGATGTCAAGTCACCTTGAATTGTGTATGAGTTTGAGTTTTAAGGTGAAATGGACCGTGAACTTGAATTTGACTAGAATCGCAACATCATTTGAACGTGTGATATTATCTTGAGTTTGACGGGGATGTCAAGTCGCCTTGAATTATGTGATGTGTTTGAGCTTTAAGATGAAATACACCTTGGACTTGGATTTAATAAAAcatacttatttatttgtaaaattcaaattaattattcgacccaaataaatatgaattaaatccAAATTCTATATGAATTTAAcccaataaaatttatatgtctATAATTACGTTCTAAATAACTATATCAgaacaaataaaacaattaaaatttaataagaatATGTGGTAGGGTCATGTCTGCATCTTTGCTCAATTCATTTCAGTCCAAGTTCGACTTGCCCATTTATTTACTCAGTCTATTTTAACCGCTAAAATTCAGCTCAACGTGCTAATTTGGCACATCTCATCCTTAACACAACTGAAATGAAATATTAGTTATTAtgagtgtatatataattttgcaCACCCTTAACACAACTGAAATGAAATTGCACATTCTTCACCAAATCTCTAACTCCGCCAAGTGTGCACACCCAACCAATAGTATCAATATAAATGGAAATCCCATTCTGCTCTGCAAATAACTCTGAAATAACATATCTCACAATTAAATCAGTTACATTTCTCTTACAACTGTGTCTATACAATTATCATCTCAAATGGTGTATGTATCTATGAAAAGAagacttagaaaaattataaggaaaaaaataaaatgaaatgaaatgtaaAGTGTACTATTGTTTCACCGCAACCATTGAGAAAACATTccaaattataataacaaaacaAGCTCCGTCTCGAGTATTTTACCATTTAAAATTGAGGAGTGAAAACTGATATATCAAGTGTCTTCTGTAAAAACTTTGTATATGTAATCGCGAAAACGTCTTGAGTATGCCTTTGGATCAACAGCTGAGATAGAATTAGGATCACATTGGATTGATTTATATGCATGCTCAAGCTTTTTTGTAATATCATAGTCTTGAAGTATGTCTATTAttccaaaaaataatatcacatcATAAAACTCCCCTGTTGGTTCTCCTACTAACTGAAAGTCTAAGTCATTTTTCCTCTCTGTCCTTTCAACGCGTGCCGACATGTTTATACCCAAACTTCTGCCAGCCAACCTGTCATGTTTCAGTTCACATTAGTTGTATGGTTAGTAAGgatatatatgtgtatacaATGAATAAGCAATGAATAAGCACCGGAACATTTTCAGCGATCAGATAGAAAAACACGCGTAGTATAGCAAGTCAATGATGGATACTTTGAGAAAATTAGGACTATTTGTAAGATAAAAAGTGTACCCGGAAAGCAATCGATCCCTATCTGCACGAGAAAGACGAGGAGCTGATCCATCTTCCGATCCTACATTATCCGTAAGCaaggaaattttttgaaagatcTGACTTTATTAATACGTTTCATGACGAAATATATACAGATGCAATCAGTACTAACCAGCAGGTGTTCTACAACCAGGAGGAGGAGTTTGATCTCCAGTTGCTTCTTTAAAATGAAGACCAACTAAAAGGCTATAGTCCATCACTCTCTCTTGTTCTAGTAGCTCACAATCCCTATCAACTTGTCTGAAATTTGAAGACGTGTTGATATTGGTAACTAATGATCATATTGAGGAGATGAATAAAAAGGATCGTACCTTCGGAATTCTTGGAACCATGTCTTAGGTAACCTGAATATAAAGTTGAGATCAAGGTCCTTTAGAGTTGTGGTTGCATCAATCTCTGATTCTGGTTTATCTGTCATCCGGCCAAACGTTGACCCTTTCAAGTCGAACCGTCTATGAATTGTATAATCAGTGCAGAACAGGTTCCCCATGATAACAAATCGCACCTAAGGTATTAAAACATATGATAAGTTATGTTGTTGTAGTGATCGATCATTTAGCATTTGATGTTTGCAGGATGTCCTGCCACTACCTTTTTCTGTGCTGGTCCGGTTAGCTTAACACAATGCAGGCCAAAATACTTGGTCATTAGCGTGTTATCAAATGAACGAACGTGACTGAAATAGGCATGGAGCATCCTTAGAAGCACCTAAGAACCATACATGGACAAGAAAAGTTATTCATTGTTTTTCGGGCAGAAAGTGCTAAGGCAATTTCAGTACTAAGCAAAGTATATATAGAGAGATAGATCTTACTTTTACTTCTGCCTTCTTCATTGTCTTGATCATGTATCTATCATCATTTGTCAAGTAGAAAAAGCTTCCACTTTTTCCTGGGGAACATAGCTCTCGGAGGGCGTCATTACCACAAATCGACAACATATAATCAGCTGCATCAACTTTGAATAACATCCTTAAAGCCCTGAAAACTTTAGGGCAATAGTCTTTCCATCTGAATTCACAAGATGGATGAGGAGGTGTGCTTTTAGATCCTTCAGGTGGGAATCTTGTCCAGTACTTCTCTTTCGGATCAAATGCCGAAGGCTTGAGATCAAGGGATGGAACTGGTCCTGGCCTTCCTACTGAATGCCTATGACATATTTCACATCAGAAACAGATATAAGTTAAGAAAAATATCCagaagtaaaataaagtatacCTGATTCCCAACTGCAAATTGAGCATAAGTTCATAATTCTTATGACCTTTCGAAATAGTCTCTCCTTGCCTTTTTACTGCCTTAGGATGTCTAATAGGACTCCCTCTAATATATCCATCCATAGCATCATCTACACAAGTTATTCTTGGAGGTGTTCCGGCACAGTCTGATAAGCGCATCCTACCAAATTCCCTATCTACAGGGGCTGCGTCTATTCGCCCATCCACTGACATCCTCCTTGGCCTAACGTTGTTTTCTGTTGCCTTGGCAGACCTCCAAACTGCCAACTTCTTCTGAGAAGGTAATATTGAAACTTTCTCATTTGGACAAATGCTACATTCCAACAAATCAGTATTGTAAACTTGTTGAGGATCCCAATCAAGATTTCCACCTTCTAACAATGATGCAGATGGATAAAAAGTAccattttgttcattttgatCTTTATTCCAATTTCCAACATAGAAACTCCCATCATCCCATTTCAATGTTCCATTACCCTTTGGAACTCCATCTTCCCAATTCCCTTCATACACATTACCATTTTTCCAACACATCTTACCTTTACCACATATAACACCATTCTTCCATTCACCAACATACGAATTCCCATTCTTCCACACATACTTCCCATTTCCTTGTTGTAATCCTCGATTCCATTCTCCATCGTAAACATCACCATTAGAGTATTCTTTAACCCCATGTCCATGTTTCAAATTCATCACCCAAGAACCTTTAAATGAGTCTCCATTAGGCCCCGTAAACGTGCCTTCACCATCCATATATCCACTCTTGAAATTCCCCTCATACATAGCACCAGACGGCCAACTAAACGTTCCTTTCCCCATCTTTTTCCCTCTAAACCAATCACCTACATACATGCATCCATCAGTCCACCAATATTTTCCATGTCCATGGGGGAAACTATCAACCCAATATCCACTATAGTAATCTCCATTAGGGAGGAACCTCTCAGAATGGTAAACCTCCCCATTCGCATGACCTTCATTCTCCTCTTCTACATCTACTTGATCAATTATCTCTTCCTCAACGTGCGATGGACCATATGTACCAAATATTGTATTGGCTCGTTTCCTCGCGACTGCTTGTGTTTTCCTCACCGTTGCCTCCCAAGCCTTCATGATAATATTCTataaattttgatgataaatttGGTCCTGGATCAAGAAATGCATCAAACAGATCAGCCATGCAAAGACATGCACATGATGAGATACAAAATCAATATCTTCTCTTTCTTTCATTCTCTCTCTATCACCTCCGTCTTGCTcgctttctctttctctttctctttctctttctctctctcccctCCCTACGTCTTATTAAGATcacaacattaaaaaatatatatattttaattacgCATCAAGTACTAGTACATATtctgtattttaattttttcatgaattaaCTTATTCACCATCTATTACATCTAAGACTTTAGGTGCATGACATTTGTAAGGATAGGCGTATTTTGGGTTATCTAATTTGTCAATATTTACGtataacattatttattttttcaaatatatgtaGTGACAATATATTTCATTGTTCtcaaatttagaaaaaagaaattgttttgCACGTGTATGGGGTTGGAGTTACGATAGGGTGTCTTGAAAAATCATAAAGAAGGAATTGAAATCACACTACTCTAacccgtttggccatagattttgcACATCAAACTTGGAAAAAAACATGGCAAATTTTGTTTGTCCATACACATTTCtattatttggcaaattttccaaattcccaaatactagaaaaaactagtatttgggaCAAATTCCATTATTtggaaagttttaaaaattcaacttttacccttaactttttattttacaaaaataataatatttattaataccaACTAATTCATTTATCTCCCATCACATGGTATATAAATTAGTAGttctatttttattcaatataagaaaatttactcaatattttattttggtagatAAATATTACGTTGTTGATGCTGGTCTACGGAACACAAGAGGATTTTTAGCTCCATTCAAAGGAATGCGCTATCATTTGTAGGACTACCGAGGAAGTGAAAGAGAGCCTAAGAATGGAAAAGAGCTATTTAACTATAGACATGCTTCTCTGCGCAATGTAATTGAAAGAACTTTTGGTGCGTGGAAAAGTAGATTCAAAATACTAAGACAAGACATGAACAACTATGAATGTGACATGCAAGTGAAAATAGTAATTGCTTGCGCtgtattgcataattttttacgtgaacaccaaagtagtgatggaatattcaatgaatatgaaaatgatgatatgtttctcaaaaaaaacttatgggtataaatcatatttcttaaaaaaataaaatatgtttttcaaattctatggccaaacacatggtaaaatttcacccaaattttcatccaaataatatttgccaaaaatatttcaatatctATGGTCAAACGCTAGCTAAAAGGATGGTTCTTCTAAGTTGTAAGCCTCCTAGTGTTTTGTTACTAGTTTTGGAGTGCGTGTGGTATGTATGTCCCAATAATAACCTAtgcattacatttttttttttgcacaatcaacaaatttattttaaaagtttcttACAAAACGATTATAATCATCAAACTTATCACATATAATTACAGTTATATATTGTATGGGATTCTGATGCCATCAAAATTGAGAGAGGGGAAAAAAATGACAAACATAAATACACTTAATTAAATGTAGTAACTCATAGATGaataagaaatcaaataaaataagagaCTTTGAAATCAACAATTGAACACTGTTGTTTCTTATTCAATGTCTTAATTTATAGTTTGCAAGATCAAATTTTTCTTCATCCAATATGAGAAAATCATAAGATAAGACTTTTTGTATGGGATTATGATGCCACCAAATTTGAGAGACGAAAAAATTGACAAACATACACTTAATTAAATGTAGTAATACatagatgaagaagaaatcaaataaaagaagagaCTCTAAAATCAACAATTGAATACTACTATTTCTTATCATGATGTATCTGATATTGTCTTAATGTCTTAATTTATAGTTTTCTTCATCCAAtatgagaaaataataaaataagacttttaaaattaatttttcttagaaATGAAAGGTCTTGAAACCATGATCTTTCAATTTTCATCCTTCTTCATGTCTTTCTCATTTAATTGCGTTTAAAAgttgattcaatttttgtttgaacTCCTTCCCACCTTAATATTTAGTATGATATATAaagtattatttaatatttaactaattagatatttaatttagtATACGACTAAAATGACAATTTAATGTCACACTTTAAAGTTTTCCATTTTTAGTAGTATATATGATGACTAGTTAATACTCATTTGAGAGCcataaagtaattaaaatatattaacagATGTTAGGGTCGTCTTAATAACTAGACCACTAAAGTCATCACTTGGGGctccaatttttaaaaaaaagtacttatacatattattaaaaaaattataatatctttttgaggaaaaaaaaccGTGTCAGAGATTTTATAGTGTTTCTTCAaaatttgttattgttgatatTCTTAAGTATATATAtggaaattttaattattattaaaaaaatccaaTTTTAATATGTCCcctaaaaaacataattttggggtgtgtttggtatgaaggaaaatgttttccatggaaaacatttttctagaaaatgtttttctgaaaaataagtagattttggacttattttctcatgtttggttggtgagtagaaaatatattCCTGATATgattttttagtgtttgatttatgaattaaaaatatttttgaggaacatcttttatttttactagaatgcaaaataatttatgaaattaaaaatattttttaaaaacgaTTTTTCTTGGGTGGTGGTGATAGGGGTGGGGGTAGTGGGTGGGGGTAGAGGGAGGGgataggagtgaaaaaataaaaaattgaagttgatagtatttttaaaaaacaaaattatttttttggggggggtggggtgggggtgaggGGCCTGGTAGGGGTGGGTAGGGacgcggggggggggggggggggggagaggtaggagcttaaaaataaaaatttggtgttgaaaatattttcaaaaatcaaaattaattttttggggagggggtggTGTTGGGGGCTGGGGGCCGGGGGTGGTAAAAGATcggatgaaaaaataaaattttgaaattgaaaaaatattttttaaaaaaattttgatgtttttccaaaaaaaatgtaatttgaaattggaggagagctttggaaaatgttttccttaatttttgaagggaaggcattttccttaattttgaagaaaatgagttgatttggaaaacattttccaaaacttttgcccaaccaaacatgagaaaattagaaaacattttccagaaaatgtttttccttcataccaaacacactcttgaTTTTGCAAAAAGAGGGAAAACTTGAAGAttaaataaatctttaaaaatagcccttgatagatttttaacaattgataaatattttgaataaaaaaattggagGATATTCTTCAAATGAACATGCACCAATACAATTGAATTAGATGATAATAATCCAAGAATAAAATCTAGACGAGGTTGGTGAAAATGTGACATATCTTGTTCCCGGTATCGAGAACttctaaataattataatgGTTACAtccctaaaaaatatatatgataagtcAATGAAATAACATAGATATAAAAATTGAGAGATCCATTAGTAGAAAAGCGACCATTTAGAATGACTGATGTAAATTTTCTACAAGATAAATACGTATGATCTTTTTTCTACAACACACTATATCAAAAAAttggtaaaagaaaaaaagtatgaaagaaaataattaatctaCTCGATCTAAAGATTTgaataactttttttgtttttgttgtaaattATTTATCACAACTTCTATTATTTGTAATAGTAAACTAGCTAGTGAAGATAGTGATGAGTGAATAATCTTAGTGTTAAGTTGAAAGTCCATGAAGTAAAGAATGaacatattatttataatatgagCCCGTGCATTGATTTGGAAATGAGTTTGCattaaaaacaatgaaaaaatgcataagtacccccttaacctatgtccgaaatttcagaaacacatttatattatattaaggtcctattacccttcCTGAACTTATtctataagtaattttctacccctttttggcctacatGGCAAACAACTACCTCTCAAGAATCCACAGAAaacctcatatatatatatagataaaagaAGAGCAATCAACCAAATCCAGACAAAGAAATGACACGTGTAGAGCAAGGAATGAGCACCAAACAATATGGTAGTTAACAAGTAACCCACTAAAACAAGGTAAATCTAGATAGAAAATGATAATTCCTTTCATCCCAGTTTATAATCTACATAGATATCAGTCAAATCTAACAATATATGTTGACACCCAAATTTTGACCCTCCCcaacaatatttaattttcgAGTTTCTAAATGCCTAACAAGTTGATATAATTGActttataaaatccaaaaatgttttcaaattattttggaaataaCGCTAGTCGATTTCTatagttttctttttagtaatataattttgtttattagtctttatatatatatatatatatatatatatatatatatatatatatatatatatatgttcttatatatttagttaattttataaaaaatactcgaaaatcatctcaaaagattttagttttacttaacgcttcattaaattaattttggtaaaaattAGTATCTCATATTTCGAGtctttaatttataattgaGTTAGCTATTTCACCTCGTTAAAGTTAAGAAGCTTgtagattaatttaatattaaatttgtcTTATGTAGAAACATTAACCAAGCCTTCATTTAAGCTCAAATACGATATAAAAACCCAAATCTATTTTGCTTTAATGGTCAGCCACCCGTCACCAATGTCCCAACAACAAATCCAGGCCCAACTCCTCCCCCTTATTCACTCAACCCAGCCCAACAACAACTTTTCCCAGTCGACCCATTTCCAGCCCTTTCCTCTAAGAGAGACCCAGAAGCTCCCAAGCGCAGCCATGATTCAAACACGCGTGAAATCCCAAAGCGGATTTTCTCCACGCGCCTAATCCTCCTCAACGTGAGAAGCAACAGTGTCACAACGCCTCCCACGCGATGAAGCAGTGGCTGCGAGAGCGAGTTGACGAAGACGAGGCCTAACGTTCACAAAGGATGACGAATAGACGGAAGCTACACAGCGTTAACGCGAAAGCTGCCATCGTCCCCTAACACATAAgtttttttcatgcatattttcttaaggacacacagtaatTTCTGTGGACTTGgattaaaacatatgcatgaaaaaaacTTATGTGTCTTGTAAgtaaaggttaatcgcatctggataagtaggtttccctttaaactttccgtagtgaacatatatcggatatactcggtcaatcggtagatttgatatctttgaaccatcGAGCTTTgatgtatacctagacaatatatgtcacacaatcaaccattgaactgttcttagttctcattgttttgttcgtttcagccatgaacacatcttggatagtaagtgcttaaagaactggccttaccggattctccttgaagcagtttatacttcacacttacataggtgatttctaaatgtgttgtctcatagatacaccatttgatattccctgtatcaaacttagaaaccattaaaaagtccttatgtctttatcctggttactaaacattgtctcatcatgagaatggaccataaaataataataatatatttttttttcctttgacaatgttgaaccgtcatcaatgactttgttttatctccttgaacctagatcttgggatctccagtcttctaggtagagttaccgccacgatgacttgttctcggccatagtcccattcctgtcgatgatttctcaactccctctctatttaggccttttgtaagtggatccgacacattatcttttgacttcacatagtcaattgtgataattccactagagagtagttgtctcacagagttatgtcttcgtcttatgtgacgagactttccgttatacataatgcttccagcccttcctattgcagcttgactatcacaatgtatgcatataggggccattggtttgggccaaaatgaaatatcttctaagaaattccggatccattcagcttcttcacctgccttgtctaaagcaatgaattcagactccattgtagagcgagctatacatgtttgcttggatgatttccaagatattgctcctccaccaatagtaaaaatgtatccacttgtggattttgtttcagttgacccagtaatccaatttgcaccactatatccttcaagaacggctggatatctgttgtaatgtaaagcatagttttgagtgtcatctaagtatcccaaaactctcttcattgccaaccaatgattatgattaggattacttgtgtatcgactcagtttactgatagcgcaagctatgtctggtcgtgtacaattcatgacatacattaagcttcccaatacgctagcatagtccaattgaaactgactttcgcctttattctttgcaagatgaagatttacatcaattaaagtctttgcccttttaaaattcaaaaatttgaattttttcaagtatcttttgaatataatgagtttgagacaatgctagaccgttaggagttttaagaattttaattcctaatatcacatcagcaactcttaaatctttcatatcaaacttactagcaagcatacgctttgtagcttttatattagcaatgtctttgctcattataagcatatcatctacatataggcataaaataacttcctaatttggagtatctttaatgtaaacatatTTATCACAtccattgatcttaaatccatttgacaacatggtttgatcaaactttgcatgccattgttttggtgcttgttttagcccataaagtgacttaataagtttgcacactttcttttctttacctggaactacaaaaccctctGGTTGTTCTAagtaaatttcctcttcaagttctccatttaagaaggctgttttcacatccattttatgaatttcaagaccgtatactgcagctagtgcaattaacatccgaattgatgtaatcctagtcactggtgagtatgtgtcaaaataatcaagacattctttttgtctaaaacctttgacaacaagtcttgctttatatttgtcaatagttccatcgtctttcatcttccttttaaagatccattttgaacccaagggtttgttccctggaggaagatcaaccaactc
Proteins encoded in this window:
- the LOC101246219 gene encoding phosphatidylinositol 4-phosphate 5-kinase 6-like; translation: MKAWEATVRKTQAVARKRANTIFGTYGPSHVEEEIIDQVDVEEENEGHANGEVYHSERFLPNGDYYSGYWVDSFPHGHGKYWWTDGCMYVGDWFRGKKMGKGTFSWPSGAMYEGNFKSGYMDGEGTFTGPNGDSFKGSWVMNLKHGHGVKEYSNGDVYDGEWNRGLQQGNGKYVWKNGNSYVGEWKNGVICGKGKMCWKNGNVYEGNWEDGVPKGNGTLKWDDGSFYVGNWNKDQNEQNGTFYPSASLLEGGNLDWDPQQVYNTDLLECSICPNEKVSILPSQKKLAVWRSAKATENNVRPRRMSVDGRIDAAPVDREFGRMRLSDCAGTPPRITCVDDAMDGYIRGSPIRHPKAVKRQGETISKGHKNYELMLNLQLGIRHSVGRPGPVPSLDLKPSAFDPKEKYWTRFPPEGSKSTPPHPSCEFRWKDYCPKVFRALRMLFKVDAADYMLSICGNDALRELCSPGKSGSFFYLTNDDRYMIKTMKKAEVKVLLRMLHAYFSHVRSFDNTLMTKYFGLHCVKLTGPAQKKVRFVIMGNLFCTDYTIHRRFDLKGSTFGRMTDKPESEIDATTTLKDLDLNFIFRLPKTWFQEFRRQVDRDCELLEQERVMDYSLLVGLHFKEATGDQTPPPGCRTPAGSEDGSAPRLSRADRDRLLSGLAGRSLGINMSARVERTERKNDLDFQLVGEPTGEFYDVILFFGIIDILQDYDITKKLEHAYKSIQCDPNSISAVDPKAYSRRFRDYIYKVFTEDT